Proteins from a single region of Hymenobacter aquaticus:
- a CDS encoding TlpA disulfide reductase family protein yields MKSILLVTTVLGMANACSKSTTPTTGSATGAGYQVSGQLTNAPAGTKVYLAELGETQFVSRDTATVDDQGRFTMKGTVPEAGLYQVKVNDANQVLLALDNTSNIQLSGDAKRLTDGYVVKGSKDSESLQQLGRAMTQSKHDMAMLEMRYNNSAQAGAADSMKLIEAKFYAAQAHNTAVIKQLVRQNPNSVVSAFAVGNLLNPEEQFAFIDSMSTQFKKSMPDSRYTKALAAKLDPLRATAVGSAAPEISLPAPDGKTVALSSLRGKYVLIDFWASWCGPCRKENPNVVRAYNKYKGKGFEIYSVSFDQDRDKWLKAIQADGLTWTHVSDLRGWESAAGQTYGVKAIPQSVLLDPQGRIVAKNLRGEALDAKLASVLK; encoded by the coding sequence ATGAAAAGTATCCTTCTGGTAACCACCGTGTTGGGCATGGCCAATGCCTGCAGCAAGTCGACGACGCCGACCACGGGCAGCGCCACCGGCGCGGGCTACCAGGTAAGCGGCCAGCTGACCAATGCCCCGGCCGGCACGAAAGTGTACCTGGCCGAGCTGGGCGAAACCCAGTTCGTGTCGCGCGACACGGCCACGGTCGACGACCAGGGCCGCTTCACCATGAAGGGCACGGTGCCCGAGGCGGGCCTCTACCAGGTGAAAGTCAACGACGCCAACCAGGTGCTGCTGGCCCTGGACAACACGAGCAACATTCAGCTCTCCGGCGACGCCAAGCGGCTGACCGACGGCTACGTGGTGAAAGGGTCGAAAGACTCGGAGAGCCTGCAGCAGCTGGGCCGGGCCATGACGCAGTCGAAGCACGACATGGCCATGCTGGAAATGCGCTACAACAACAGCGCCCAGGCCGGAGCCGCCGACTCGATGAAGCTCATTGAAGCCAAGTTCTACGCCGCCCAGGCCCACAACACGGCCGTTATCAAGCAACTGGTGCGCCAGAATCCCAACTCGGTGGTGTCGGCCTTTGCCGTGGGCAACCTGCTCAACCCCGAGGAGCAGTTCGCCTTCATCGACTCGATGTCGACCCAGTTCAAGAAGTCGATGCCCGACTCGCGCTACACCAAGGCCCTGGCCGCCAAGCTCGACCCGCTGCGGGCCACGGCCGTGGGCTCGGCCGCGCCGGAAATCAGCCTGCCCGCCCCCGACGGCAAAACCGTGGCCTTGTCGTCGTTGCGCGGCAAGTACGTGCTGATTGACTTTTGGGCCTCGTGGTGCGGACCCTGCCGCAAGGAAAACCCCAACGTGGTGCGCGCCTACAACAAGTACAAGGGCAAGGGCTTCGAAATCTACAGCGTGTCGTTCGATCAGGACCGGGACAAGTGGCTCAAAGCCATCCAGGCCGACGGGCTGACCTGGACCCACGTGTCGGATCTGCGCGGCTGGGAAAGCGCCGCCGGCCAGACCTACGGCGTGAAAGCCATTCCGCAGTCGGTGCTGCTCGACCCCCAGGGCCGCATTGTGGCCAAAAACCTGCGCGGCGAAGCCCTGGACGCCAAGCTGGCCTCGGTGCTGAAGTAG
- a CDS encoding acyl-CoA thioesterase: protein MRKQKPVKESFVIMTELVLPNDTNTLNNLMGGRMMHLMDIAAAIAAQKHSNRIVVTASVDNVSFREPIRLGNVVTLQAQVTRSFSSSMEVHIDVWTEDIPSGTKIKSNEAFYTFVAVDQSGRPIDVPEAVAETEEEIRLYDGALRRRQLRLVLAGRMKPEDANELKALFDME from the coding sequence ATGCGCAAACAAAAGCCCGTTAAAGAATCCTTCGTGATTATGACCGAGTTGGTGCTGCCCAACGACACCAACACGCTCAACAACCTGATGGGCGGCCGCATGATGCACCTGATGGATATTGCCGCGGCCATTGCGGCCCAGAAGCACTCCAACCGCATCGTCGTCACGGCCTCGGTCGACAACGTCTCGTTCCGGGAGCCGATCCGGCTGGGCAACGTCGTGACGCTGCAGGCCCAGGTGACCCGCTCGTTCAGCTCCTCGATGGAAGTGCACATCGACGTGTGGACCGAGGACATTCCCAGCGGCACCAAAATCAAGAGCAACGAAGCCTTCTACACCTTCGTGGCCGTCGACCAGTCGGGCCGCCCGATTGACGTGCCCGAGGCCGTAGCCGAAACCGAGGAGGAAATCCGCCTCTACGACGGGGCCCTGCGCCGCCGCCAGCTGCGCCTGGTGCTGGCCGGCCGCATGAAGCCCGAGGACGCCAACGAGCTGAAGGCGTTGTTTGATATGGAGTAA